One genomic segment of Colias croceus chromosome 16, ilColCroc2.1 includes these proteins:
- the LOC123698753 gene encoding hemicentin-2-like produces the protein MYACAWRRHALTAALVLAAHLIKVLSCGETGGGGRARRYVGLYTGPYFDPSAPNNITAQLGTHAYLPCKVRQLSNKSVSWIRRRDAHILTVDRFTFIADERFQAFLVEATDTWTLQVKYVQARDAGVYECQVGTEPKMSHFVQLNVVVPKIEIAGESEIYVKAGSTVSLKCVITQALEEPAYIFWYHNEERVLSYRRGLRDIRVERPAPDTTVGHLVIHNPVREDSGNYSCAPSNLDSASVVLHVLSGEQPAAMQHGNAAARRGARTALLAAALC, from the exons TGTTGTCGTGCGGCGAGACGGGCGGCGGCGGGCGCGCGCGGCGCTACGTGGGGCTCTACACGGGGCCCTACTTCGACCCGTCCGCGCCCAACAACATCACGGCGCAGCTCGGCACGCACGCCTACCTGCCATGCAAG GTGCGGCAGCTGAGCAACAAGTCGGTGTCGTGGATCCGGCGCCGCGACGCGCACATCCTCACGGTGGACCGCTTCACGTTCATCGCTGACGAGCGCTTCCAGGCTTTCCTCGTCGAGGCCACTGACACCTGGACGCTACAG GTGAAGTACGTGCAGGCGCGCGACGCCGGCGTGTACGAGTGCCAGGTTGGCACCGAGCCCAAGATGAGCCACTTCGTGCAGCTCAACGTCGTCG TCCCCAAGATCGAGATCGCCGGCGAGAGCGAGATCTATGTGAAGGCGGGCAGCACGGTGAGCCTGAAGTGCGTGATCACGCAGGCGCTGGAGGAGCCGGCCTACATCTTCTGGTACCACAACGAGGAGCGCGTGCTGAGCTACCGGCGCGGCCTGCGGGACATCCGCGTGGAGCGCCCCGCGCCCGACACAACGGTCGGCCACCTCGTCATACACAACCCCGTGCGCGAGGACTCCGGCAACTACTCCTGCGCGCCCTCCAACCTCGACTCGGCCTCCGTCGTGTTGCACGTCCTCAGCG GCGAGCAGCCGGCGGCCATGCAGCACGGCAAcgcggcggcgcggcgcggcgcgcGGACGGCGCTGCTGGCGGCCGCGCTGTGC